TTCGCCCGTGCGCTGCTGTGCGAGCGCGCCGGTGGCCGGCGCGAGCAAGCCCCGGCGGGCGCCGTGGCCCTCGACGACTCGTGCGGCACCTGCAACGCCTGCATCAAGACGCGCTCGATGCAGCACCCGGATCTCAAGTTCGCGTTCCCGGTCTCGGGCGAAGAACGCGAGCTCGACGAATCGATCGGCGAGGTGCACGCCGACATGCGCAGCGATCCGCTGCACGTGTTCTCGTACGACAAGGCCGCGTCGATCCGGCTCTCGATCACCCGCGAACTCCTGCGTGAGCTGGCGTTCCAGCCCTACGAGGCGCCACGGCGCGTGGTGGTGATGCGCGACGCCGACCGCATGCGTGAAGACCAGTATTCGGCGTTGCTCAAGTCGATCGAGGAGCCCGGGGCCGCGACCGTGTGGGTGCTGACCACTTCGCGACTCGCGCGCCTGCCCGCCACGATCCGCTCGCGCTGCCAGCGCGTGCGCCTCGCGGCGATCGGTGAAGCGACGGTGCGCGAGTTCCTGATCGAACGCGCCGCGGTCGACGAGAAGTCGGCACGCATGCTGGCCGCCCTGACCGGCGGAAACCTCGCCCGGGCGCTCGAGCTGCGCGGCGTGAATGCGGTCGAGCAGCGGGACAAGGCGCTTGCGCTGCTGACTCCGGCGCTCGCGAACGAACCGATGGCGACCTGGAAGGCGGCGCAGGGCTTCATGAACTTCGGTCGCACCGGGCGCGAGACGCTGCGGCGCGCGATCGAGTTCCACATGCTGTGGCTGCGCGACCTGCTCCGCACTCAGGTCGGAGCACCGCGCGAGTTGCTGGTGCACCGCGATCGCGAGAACGAGATCAGGCGCCAGGCCGCCCTCGTGAGCCCGGCCGAACTGAGGCGTCGCCTGCTGGTGCTCGAAGAGGCGCTGCGCGCGATCGAGGGCAACGTGACGCCGGAGCTGGCGCTGTTCTCGGCCATGACCCGAGTCGCGGGCGCCCGCGTAGGCGAACACCAGTGGCCGCCGCACGCCACCGCGCGCTGGGACTACTAGCCCACGGCTGAAATCGGGAGCGGGGTCGGCTATTGTTCCCGGCAACCCAAGCCGTCGGCGATCGCTGGCGGTTGTCCATAGCCGGCCACCCTCCGGACGCCTCGCCGCCCCGCCAAGCCTGGCGCGAGTCGAACCCCGGTGCCGGATCCAGCTTCACCCTGCACGCTCGTTTCACGAGCGTTACGCGGATCCGTTCCGCGATAGAGGCAGCGCATGTCGGAGATCGTGCAGGTCGCTCTGCGCGGATCGCACCGCGAGTTCTTTCTCAACTCCCGCACGTTGTGGCTCAAGCTTCGCGATCCGGTCGTGGTCCAGACCGAGAACGGCGAATCG
This window of the Candidatus Eisenbacteria bacterium genome carries:
- a CDS encoding AAA family ATPase, encoding MALVTLSELLAQPAAASFMRGVLASGRFGNAYLLHGPPGVGKGTAALAFARALLCERAGGRREQAPAGAVALDDSCGTCNACIKTRSMQHPDLKFAFPVSGEERELDESIGEVHADMRSDPLHVFSYDKAASIRLSITRELLRELAFQPYEAPRRVVVMRDADRMREDQYSALLKSIEEPGAATVWVLTTSRLARLPATIRSRCQRVRLAAIGEATVREFLIERAAVDEKSARMLAALTGGNLARALELRGVNAVEQRDKALALLTPALANEPMATWKAAQGFMNFGRTGRETLRRAIEFHMLWLRDLLRTQVGAPRELLVHRDRENEIRRQAALVSPAELRRRLLVLEEALRAIEGNVTPELALFSAMTRVAGARVGEHQWPPHATARWDY